In one Streptomyces sp. T12 genomic region, the following are encoded:
- a CDS encoding NAD-glutamate dehydrogenase → MQTKLDEAKAELLERAARVAENSPVGGYLPTGTTDESSPGTPDHDTVLSFLQRYYLHTAPEDLTGRDPVDIFGAAFSHYRLAENRPQGTANVRVHTPTVEENGWMCSHSVVEVVTDDMPFLVDSVTNELTRQGRGIHVVIHPQVFVRRDVTGRLIEVLQESPAGELPHDTHTESWIHVEIDRETDRADLKQITADLLRVLSDVREAVEDWSKMRDAALRMADELPREPTSDLREQEVEEARELLRWLADDHFTFLGYREYELREDDSLAAVPGTGLGILRSDPHHSETDSHPVSPSFERLPADARAKAREHKLLILTKANSRATVHRPSYLDYVGVKKFDENGEVVGERRYLGLFSSAAYTESVRRVPVVRRKVDDVLEAAGFSPHSHDGRDLLQILETYPRDELFQTPVPELQRIATSVLYLQERRRLRLYLRQDEYGRYYSALVYLPRDRYTTGVRLRIIDILKEELGGTSVDFTAWNTESILSRLHFVVRVPQGTELPQLSDSDKERIEARLVEAARSWADGFADALNAELGEERAAELLRRYSGAFPEGYKADHGPRSAVSDLVHLEQLTEENNFSLSLYEPVGAAPEERRFKIYRKGAAVSLSAVLPVLSRLGVEVVDERPYELRCSDRSVAWIYDFGLRMPKSAGAGDYLGDDARERFSEAFAATWTGKSENDGFNALVLSAGLTWRQAMVLRAYAKYLRQAGSTFSQDYMEDTLRNNVHTTRLLVSLFEARMSPDRQRAGREIVDALLEEVDAALDQVASLDEDRILRSFLTVIKATLRTNFFQEAAGGQSHDYVSMKFDPQAIPDLPAPRPAYEIWVYSPRVEGVHLRFGKVARGGLRWSDRREDFRTEILGLVKAQMVKNTVIVPVGAKGGFVAKQLPDPSVDRDAWLAEGIASYKTFISALLDITDNMVAGEVVPPADVVRHDEDDTYLVVAADKGTATFSDIANGVAEQYNFWLGDAFASGGSAGYDHKGMGITARGAWESVKRHFRELGVDTQSEDFTVVGIGDMSGDVFGNGMLLSEHIRLVAAFDHRHIFIDPNPDAATSYAERRRVFELPRSSWEDYNTELLSAGGGVFPRSAKAIQVNAHIREALGIEGKVSKMTPAELMKAILKAPVDLLWNGGIGTYVKASTETHADVGDKANDAIRVDGADLRVKVVGEGGNLGLTQLGRIEFARHGGKINTDAIDNSAGVDTSDHEVNIKILLNGLVADGDMTVKQRNKLLAEMTDEVGRLVLRNNYAQNTAIANALAQSKDMLHAQQRFMKHLVREGHLDRALEFLPTDRQVRERLGAGHGLTGPETAVLMAYTKITVAEELLHTSLPDDPYLSTLLHAYFPTELREQFPEHLVSHPLRREITTTVLVNDTVNTGGTTYLHRLREETGASLEEIVRAQTVARAIFRSAAVWDAVEALDNKVEADVQTRIRLHSRRLVERGTRWLLNNRPQPLELVDTVDFFAERVEQVWSQLPKLLRGADLDWYQQIYDELSGAGVPDELATRVAGFSSAFPTLDIVSVADRMSRDPMDVAEVYYDLADRLHITQLMDRIIELPRADRWQSMARASIREDLYAAHAALTSDVLAAGNGTATPEQRYKAWEQKNVAILGRARTTLEEIQGSDTFDLANLSVAMRTMRTLLRTHS, encoded by the coding sequence ATGCAGACCAAGCTGGACGAAGCCAAGGCCGAGCTGCTCGAGAGGGCCGCCCGGGTAGCTGAGAACAGCCCGGTCGGGGGGTATCTACCGACTGGGACGACGGACGAGAGCAGCCCCGGCACCCCGGACCACGACACCGTGCTCTCGTTCCTCCAGCGGTACTACCTGCACACCGCCCCGGAGGACCTCACCGGCCGCGACCCGGTCGACATCTTCGGAGCCGCCTTCTCGCACTACCGGCTGGCCGAGAACCGCCCCCAGGGCACGGCCAACGTGCGGGTGCACACGCCCACCGTCGAAGAGAACGGGTGGATGTGCAGCCACTCCGTCGTCGAAGTCGTCACCGACGACATGCCCTTCCTGGTCGATTCGGTGACCAACGAGCTGACTCGGCAGGGGCGGGGGATCCATGTGGTCATCCACCCGCAGGTCTTCGTCCGCCGCGACGTCACCGGCAGGCTCATCGAGGTGCTTCAGGAGTCGCCCGCCGGCGAGCTGCCGCACGATACGCACACCGAGTCCTGGATCCACGTCGAGATCGACCGTGAGACCGACCGCGCCGACCTGAAGCAGATCACCGCCGACCTGCTGCGCGTCCTGTCCGATGTCCGCGAGGCCGTCGAGGACTGGAGCAAGATGCGGGACGCGGCCCTGCGGATGGCCGACGAACTGCCCCGCGAGCCCACCTCCGACCTGCGCGAGCAGGAGGTCGAGGAGGCCCGCGAGCTGCTGCGCTGGCTCGCCGACGACCACTTCACCTTCCTCGGCTACCGCGAGTACGAGCTGCGCGAGGACGACTCGCTGGCCGCCGTGCCCGGCACCGGCCTCGGCATCCTGCGCTCCGACCCGCACCACTCCGAGACCGACAGCCACCCGGTCAGCCCGTCCTTCGAGCGGCTGCCCGCCGACGCCCGCGCCAAGGCCCGCGAGCACAAGCTCCTCATCCTCACCAAGGCCAACAGCCGGGCGACCGTGCACCGGCCGTCGTACCTCGACTACGTCGGGGTGAAGAAGTTCGACGAGAACGGGGAGGTCGTCGGCGAGCGGCGCTACCTGGGCCTGTTCTCCTCGGCCGCGTACACCGAGTCCGTCCGCCGGGTGCCCGTCGTCCGGCGCAAGGTGGACGATGTGCTGGAGGCCGCCGGGTTCTCGCCCCACAGCCACGACGGGCGCGACCTGCTGCAGATCCTGGAGACGTACCCGCGCGACGAGCTCTTCCAGACCCCGGTCCCCGAGCTCCAGCGCATCGCCACCTCCGTGCTCTACCTCCAGGAACGCCGCCGGCTGCGGCTCTACCTGCGGCAGGACGAGTACGGCCGCTACTACTCCGCCCTCGTCTACCTCCCGCGCGACCGCTACACCACCGGCGTGCGCCTGCGGATCATCGACATCCTCAAGGAGGAACTCGGCGGTACCAGCGTCGACTTCACCGCCTGGAACACCGAGTCGATCCTCTCCCGGCTGCACTTCGTCGTCCGCGTCCCGCAGGGCACCGAGCTGCCGCAGCTCAGCGACAGCGACAAGGAGCGCATCGAGGCCCGCCTGGTCGAGGCCGCCCGCTCCTGGGCCGACGGCTTCGCCGACGCGCTGAACGCCGAACTCGGCGAGGAGCGCGCGGCCGAGCTGCTGCGCCGCTACTCGGGCGCCTTCCCCGAGGGCTACAAGGCCGACCACGGCCCGCGCTCCGCGGTCTCCGACCTCGTCCACCTCGAACAGCTCACCGAGGAGAACAACTTCTCGCTGAGCCTGTACGAGCCGGTCGGCGCCGCCCCCGAGGAGCGCCGCTTCAAGATCTACCGCAAGGGCGCGGCCGTCTCCCTGTCCGCCGTCCTGCCGGTCCTGAGCCGGCTGGGCGTCGAGGTCGTCGACGAGCGGCCGTACGAACTGCGCTGCTCCGACCGCAGCGTCGCCTGGATCTACGACTTCGGTCTGCGCATGCCCAAGTCGGCGGGCGCCGGCGACTATCTCGGCGACGACGCGCGCGAGCGGTTCTCGGAGGCCTTCGCCGCCACCTGGACCGGCAAGTCGGAGAACGACGGCTTCAACGCCCTCGTGCTGAGCGCCGGCCTGACCTGGCGGCAGGCCATGGTGCTGCGGGCGTACGCCAAGTACCTGCGGCAGGCGGGCTCCACCTTCTCGCAGGACTACATGGAGGACACCCTCCGCAACAACGTCCACACCACCCGCCTGCTCGTCTCCCTGTTCGAGGCGCGGATGTCGCCGGACCGCCAGCGCGCGGGCCGCGAGATCGTGGACGCGCTCCTCGAAGAGGTCGACGCGGCGCTCGACCAGGTGGCGAGCCTCGACGAGGACCGGATCCTGCGGTCCTTCCTCACCGTCATCAAGGCGACGCTGCGGACGAACTTCTTCCAGGAGGCGGCGGGCGGCCAGTCGCACGACTACGTCTCCATGAAGTTCGACCCGCAGGCCATCCCCGACCTGCCGGCGCCGCGCCCGGCGTACGAGATCTGGGTCTACTCGCCGCGCGTCGAGGGCGTGCACCTGCGCTTCGGCAAGGTCGCGCGAGGAGGCCTGCGCTGGTCCGACCGGCGTGAGGACTTCCGCACCGAGATCCTCGGCCTGGTCAAGGCGCAGATGGTGAAGAACACCGTCATCGTGCCGGTCGGTGCCAAGGGCGGCTTCGTCGCCAAGCAGCTGCCGGACCCGAGCGTGGACCGGGACGCGTGGCTGGCCGAGGGCATCGCCAGCTACAAGACGTTCATCTCGGCGCTGCTCGACATCACCGACAACATGGTCGCCGGCGAGGTCGTGCCCCCGGCGGACGTCGTCCGGCACGACGAGGACGACACCTACCTCGTCGTCGCCGCCGACAAGGGCACCGCGACCTTCTCCGACATCGCCAACGGGGTCGCCGAGCAGTACAACTTCTGGCTCGGTGACGCCTTCGCCTCCGGCGGTTCGGCCGGCTACGACCACAAGGGCATGGGCATCACCGCCCGCGGCGCCTGGGAGTCCGTCAAGCGGCACTTCCGCGAGCTGGGCGTGGACACTCAGAGCGAGGACTTCACGGTCGTCGGCATCGGCGACATGTCCGGTGACGTGTTCGGCAACGGCATGCTGCTCAGCGAGCACATCCGCCTGGTCGCCGCCTTCGACCACCGGCACATCTTCATCGACCCGAACCCGGACGCGGCCACCTCCTACGCCGAGCGCCGCCGCGTCTTCGAGCTGCCGCGCTCCAGCTGGGAGGACTACAACACCGAGCTCCTCTCGGCCGGTGGCGGCGTCTTCCCCCGCAGCGCCAAGGCGATCCAGGTCAACGCGCACATCCGCGAGGCCCTCGGTATCGAGGGCAAGGTCTCCAAGATGACGCCGGCCGAGCTGATGAAGGCCATCCTCAAGGCGCCGGTGGACCTGCTGTGGAACGGCGGCATCGGTACGTACGTCAAGGCGTCCACCGAGACCCACGCGGACGTCGGCGACAAGGCCAACGACGCCATCCGCGTCGACGGCGCCGACCTGCGCGTCAAGGTCGTCGGCGAGGGCGGCAACCTGGGCCTGACCCAGCTCGGCCGGATCGAGTTCGCGCGGCACGGCGGCAAGATCAACACCGATGCCATCGACAACAGCGCGGGCGTCGACACCTCCGACCACGAGGTGAACATCAAGATCCTGCTCAACGGCCTGGTCGCGGACGGCGACATGACCGTCAAGCAGCGCAACAAGCTGCTCGCCGAGATGACCGACGAGGTCGGCCGCCTGGTCCTGCGCAACAACTACGCGCAGAACACGGCGATCGCCAACGCCCTCGCCCAGTCCAAGGACATGCTCCACGCCCAGCAGCGCTTCATGAAGCACCTGGTCAGGGAAGGCCACCTGGACCGCGCGCTGGAGTTCCTGCCCACCGACCGCCAGGTCCGCGAACGCCTCGGCGCCGGCCACGGCCTGACCGGCCCGGAGACGGCCGTCCTGATGGCGTACACGAAGATCACGGTCGCCGAGGAGCTGCTGCACACCTCGCTGCCCGACGACCCATACCTGAGCACCCTGCTGCACGCGTACTTCCCGACCGAGCTGCGCGAGCAGTTCCCCGAGCACCTGGTCAGCCACCCGCTGCGCCGTGAGATCACCACGACCGTGCTGGTCAACGACACGGTCAACACGGGCGGTACGACGTATCTGCACCGGCTGCGCGAGGAGACCGGCGCCTCGCTGGAGGAGATCGTCCGGGCGCAGACCGTGGCCCGCGCGATCTTCCGCTCGGCGGCCGTCTGGGACGCGGTCGAGGCGCTCGACAACAAGGTCGAGGCCGACGTCCAGACCCGGATCCGGCTGCACTCGCGCCGCCTCGTCGAGCGCGGCACGCGCTGGCTGCTCAACAACCGGCCGCAGCCGCTGGAGCTCGTCGACACCGTCGACTTCTTCGCCGAGCGCGTCGAGCAGGTCTGGTCGCAGCTGCCGAAGCTGCTGCGCGGCGCGGACCTCGACTGGTACCAGCAGATCTACGACGAGTTGTCCGGCGCCGGCGTCCCGGACGAACTCGCCACCCGCGTGGCCGGGTTCTCCTCCGCCTTCCCGACGCTGGACATCGTCTCGGTGGCCGACCGCATGAGCCGGGACCCGATGGACGTCGCCGAGGTCTACTACGACCTCGCCGACCGCCTCCACATCACCCAGCTCATGGACCGCATCATCGAGCTGCCCCGCGCAGACCGCTGGCAGTCCATGGCCCGCGCCTCCATCCGCGAGGACCTCTACGCCGCCCACGCGGCCCTGACCTCGGACGTCCTGGCGGCCGGCAACGGCACCGCGACGCCCGAGCAGCGCTACAAGGCGTGGGAGCAGAAGAACGTGGCGATCCTGGGGCGGGCGCGCACCACCCTGGAGGAGATCCAGGGATCGGACACCTTCGATCTGGCCAACCTTTCGGTGGCCATGCGGACCATGCGGACGCTGCTGCGGACGCATTCGTAG